CTATCAACAAAGCTTGGCTCTAGCACGCTCTATTCAAAACCGTCAAAGTGAGGGTATTGCACTCTTGAATCTCGGTGCTGCCTACAATTCCTTGGGAGACTACCCTAAAACCATTGACTACTTACAACAATCGTTGGCAATTGCACGCTCTATTCAAGACCGTCAAGGTGAGGGTATTGCACTAAACAATCTAGGAGTTGCTTACTACAAACAAGGCAATCTTGCTTTAGCAGAGAGTACCTTAATAGTAGGCATGAAAGTTTACGAATCTCTCAGAGGTCGAGACTTAAAGGATGGTGAGAAAGTCTCAATTTTTGAAACGCAAAGCAACACCTATCGCACTTTACAACAAGTCCTCATTGCCCAAAATAAAACTGATGCTGCTTTAGAAATATCCGAACGCGGACGGGGACGTGCTTTTGTGGAGTTACTTGCTTCTCGCTTATCGGCTAACTCTAAAGAACAATTTCCCACCCCACCAAAAATTGCAGAGATTAAACAAATTGCCAAATCACAAAATACCACTGTCGTTGAATATTCAATTATTTATGATGATTTCAAAATTCAGGATAAACAAGAATGGAAAGAATCAGAACTCTACATTTGGGTAATCAAACCCACGGGTGAAGTTAGCTTCCGCAAAGCTGACCTCAAACCTTTATGGCAAAAAGATAAGACAACTTTAGATGAATTAGTCACCCAAAGCCGCCAGTCAATCGGTGTCAGAGGTCGGGGAATTAAAGTAACTCACAACCCCAATGCACCCAAAGGTAAAAACCGCTTCAAACAACTGCATGAATTACTCATTAATCCTATTGCTGACCTTCTTCCTAAAAACCCTGATGAGCGAGTAACATTTATACCGCAATCATCTTTATTCCTCGTTCCCTTCGCCGCGTTACAAGATGAGCAAGGTAAATATTTAATTGAAAAACACACTATCCTCACTGCCCCAGCAATTCAGGTTTTAGATTTAACTCGCAAACAAAGACAACAAGTTAAAGGTAATCAAGCTTTAGTTATGGGCAATCCTATCATGCCCAGCGTTGCCCCCAAAATTGGTGAAGCACCACAACAATTAACTCCGTTACCGGGTGCGGAGACCGAAGCAAAAGAAATAGCCCAACTGTTAAATACCAAAGCGATTACAGGTAAAGATGCAACCAAAGCCGCTTTCATTCAAAGATTACCGCAAGCCAGATTTATTCATCTAGCTACCCACGGACTACTTGATGATTTTAAAGGTTTGGGTGTCCCCGGTGCTGTCGCTCTCGCCCCGGATGGTAAGGATGATGGCTTGCTAACTGCGAATGAAATAATAGATTTAAAAATTAACGCTGAATTAGTTGTATTAAGTGCTTGCGATACCGCCCAAGGTAAACTCACAGGTGATGGTGTAATTGGTTTATCTCGCGCATTAATTTCTGCGGGTGCGCCCAGTGTCGTCGTAACTTTGTGGTCAATTCCCGATAGCCCTTCCGCATTATTGATGGGGGAATTTTACCGCCAGTTACAGAAGAATCCTGATAAAGCCCAAGCACTACGCCAAGCGATGTTGGTGACGATGAAACAGCATCCTAGTCCAAGTAACTGGGCTGCATTTACCCTGATTGGCGAGGCGAATTAATGCAGACTACGCTCTACCAAGTTGAGGGGAAGTTGTAATGGTGACAAACATTTTTAGCTATCTATTATTCATACTCAATTGCCGATTCTCCAAGAGTAACGCTATCACTCCGTTTTAGTGAAACGGGATTATAGTAGGGTGTCCGACGAGATACGGATAACCACTCAAGCTCTTGGCTCTCAACTACAAAACAACTACAAATCACCTACAAAAATCCTTGCCTTATAGAGTAAAAGTCCAAAAAAAATTCCCAAAAAAGTGATACTTCGTCCCCAAAGTTTCCCATAATCTTCCATATTCAGGGCAAGTATTTCCCTAAATATCCCAAAAAAAGTGACTTAAAGGAAAATAAAATCAGGTTTTTCAAGCTTATTGACACTATTCTCAATAAGCTTGACTTAAATCATCTTCAAGCTTCCCAAATTTTCCCAAACTTCTCCCAAAAGTTGTCATTAATTTCCCAAACTTTTCCATGAATTGGTTGGTTTTTGAATTCTTGGGAGAGACTTGACCCTGCCAAAAAATTTCGCACAGTACGCCAAATTTTGGGAGCAAGTTTTTGAGTCAAAAATAATTTTAGAAAAATAGAAATCAAAAATATACTACCAAAAGCTACATTTGTACTACAAGATGAGCCAATGGTTTAGAACTTCAAATCATTGATGAACCTTTAGAGTATTTTGAGTGGCGATAGTTGAAGAAGGCAAGAGGCAGAGGGCAGTCCCAATGAAACAAGTTTCATCGCCAAATATGAAAGAGTTTTTCTCCAAGAGCTTCCCCCGCTACAAAAGCTCTGTTATCTCACCTTCTCAAGCCGCGACGCGGTTGTGGTGAGGGCTGTCGAGAAATAGATAACCTAGCTTGAAGTTGCTGTTGTTTGAGTTCTATCTCATCTTTAATACTCATCAATCGTGACTGTAACTCAGGAGATTTAAGTATCTGTGCCATAGTCTTCATTTCAACAGTCTGCTGCTCTTTCTCCCAAGAATCATGATTTTCTCGCCTTGTTTCATAGTCCTGAATTTTTAACTGAAGCTGGTGTTTATGCGTAACTAATTCTTTAATAGTTCCGATAGTTTGCAATTGCTGCTCTAAAGCGTCATTGTACTTATTACTCAACTGATGAAGCGGAAAAAGCTCCATTGTTCTAATAGCTTTCTCTTGATAAGCGTGTTTTAACCACAAACTATCAATTTGCGGCTGAAGCTGACTAATTTCGCTTTCAATAGCTTCCCTATTAATAGGTATTGGGACTTGAGCCAGTTGTTGATCAAAATATTCCTTGACCGCTTGTTCTAAGTACAGTAATTCTCGGTTAGTTAGTGCATCAATGGCCTTCTTAAACGCCATTTGAGTTAATTGACCACTAAAACGTTGTAGCAGCAGTTGTTTACGCTCAAAGTCGCTTAACTTTTTAGGTGGTGCAGGTGAAGCATGACGCTGTTGATTATTGTTATCCCGCCATGCTTTGAGAGTAGATGCTTCCGAATATGCTTTCTCGTATGCCAAAGCCCCTTGAGCCACAATTAAATCATCAACGCCTTTAGAAGGCCCCGGTAATGTCACCACACTGACGGATGCTCCCTGTTCCTCAAGCAGCCGCCCAGTGCGCGAGATAGCAATCTCTATATTTCGTTGAGTTTCAGGTCGCGTCTCATAGTCAAAGCAGAAAGTAATTTCCCGTTCTGGTGTGGCGAAAACAGCTAACTCGTCCATGAGCCTAGCTTTCATCTTTTCCCTCTTCTCATCCTTACTACGATAACCTGCGTAAATCCCAGGCAGTCCAATGGCAGGGTGTCCCTGACTTAACAAACTGGCTGCTTTCTTCGCTCCCTCGGTGATAGTCACTGGGAGATTATGCCTCCAAACACAGTACCAAAATCCCGATACGCGATCGCTTTCGCTGGGTTGTACCCCAAATTTTTCATAAATGCGATCAGCAATGTCATCAGGCACATCTAATAAGAAAATACTCAGTTCAGTTTTTGGTGGATGCTCATATTTAATAAATTTGCCGGGTTTATCAGCTTTTTGTCTTGGGTTATTGGGCTTATAGCATCCCCATAACTTCCTATCAGGTTTATCTCCAGGCTGTAGATTAGCAAAGGATTTGGGATTAACGCCAGCATCACACCACCAGCCGCCTGATTCAATATGAGTATACTTACTCATAAAGTCAGACGATAACTTACCTGTATTAGTGCGTGGCAGTCGGTCGCTGTACATGAGATATTCCCAAGCTTCATGCTCCCAATCGAGAGTTTGATGCAGACTTTTGAAGTTGCGGGTAGCAATTTCCGGGTGAATGGCACTGTCTTCTACCAATTCTCGCAAATGTTGAGAATCAAGTCGTTCTGGGGCTTCACCCACATTACTCGGAGTCCAAAATGCGACCTTTGGCTGTACTGAAGTGGGAACTGGTTTTTTAATAACAGGCGATTGAGTAAAAGGCTCTTGGGCGGAGGGGCTCTTGGGCAGAGGCGCTGGGGCGTTGGGACGCTGAGGGGAAGGACTGGGCAGAGGAGAAGGAGTGGGCAGGGGAATAGAGGGGTAAGGGGGCAAAGGGGAAGACTCAGTATAAAATTGCTCCTCTGCTCCAGAGATCCTCCGCTCAAGAGCCTCAACCTCTCGCTCCTCTGCTCCTGGGCTTCTAGCTACAATCACAGCATTTGCAACCGTTTCTTTTTCAGACTTTGACTGGTGTAGCTTGGCTAACTCCTTCTGTCGCAGCACAGAGAGCGCATTTTCCTTAGCCCTACTCGACTGTGCCAAGGCTAGTAAACTATCTTTATCTTCCGTATAAAGTTTCAAGTCATACCTAGCACGGCTAACCGCAACATAAAAGCTTTCCTGCCCAATGGTATGGTCAGCAGCTATTAGTACTCTATCGGCAGTTTTACCTTGACTACTATATGTAGTGCTGACAATTGCATAATCTAGGTGTTGCGCTTGTTGCAGGTTGATAAATTCAGTTTGACCGCTATCTAAATACTGAATTTGAGCGTTATTACTGTCAATGGCAGTAACAACAAACTCTTGACCGTTGCGCCGTCCCAATTGTCGGTCGTTTTTCGTCCAGCGTAAGCGATCGCCCTCGGCAATTTCAATTTTTTCATGCTGGTAAACAGCCTTATCAAATCCTGTATCAACTTGATAATACTTACCATCACTAGCTAGAAGCGTTAGCCCATCACTGTCCTTACCCACCACAGAATAAAGCTGGCCTTTCTCCAACCCCCGGCGCTTATAACTGCGGGTGGGCATGACCATATCACCCAACTCAAAGTTGTGGGTGTAGCGCATTTGTACCGAAGTCAGGTCTTTGGCTTGCAGTTGAGTGATGGTGGTTGCAGTTCCTAAACTGCCTTCAGCTTTTAAATGCTCCCTCAGCGCTTGGGTGATTGCCAAACGCTCCTTATTTGTGCCAGCTAATACCAGTGTCCGCGCTCGTTTAGAGGGTGTGGCTGTTATATAGTCATGGGCGATCGCCTCAATTTTGGATTCTGGAGTTACAGTCTGGATATAACCATTTTCATCCAAGCGTGAAAATCCCTCTTGAATCCGACCTTCTGCCACCAGGTCTACTGCCAATTTCAGTTTCGGCGCACGTTGTCTATTGGAACAGTTTAAGTAGCTGGTTTTGATTCCCGCCTGTTGCAGCGACTTAAAAGGATTACCCGCTAAGACAGCTGATAACTGTTTTGTGTCTCCCACTAACAACAACCTGGCTTGCTCCAAGGCTGCCCGTTCTAAAAGAGCGATTGCATCTTTAGCACTGAGTAACCCAGCTTCATCCACTACCCATATCTGATTTGGTTCAATTTCTTGGGGTGGTTCAGAGACCAACAATCTAGCAACTGTTTCGGCTTGAATATCTAACTCTTGACTCAGGACTTTAGCCGCCATCGAACTGGGGGCAAAGCCTTTGATACTGTAGCCCGATGCAGTGGCGATTTTCTTCAACTCATTGAGGGCGAAAGTTTTACCAGCACCAGCTACCCCTTGCCATGCCGTAAATTGGTCTGTTGTGGTTGCTGCATCTAGTACCGCTCGACGCTGATCTGGGTTTAAAGCTGTTTGCTCCAGGTGACTATCAACTATTTCTCTTTGAGCGAGTGAGTTAACTATACCTTGCCCGGACTGCATCAATTTAATGGTTGCTAATTCTCGATTGACTGCTGCCTTTAATCTCAAACTGCCCGTGGTTTTTAGGTTCTACCTGATACCCTAGTTTTTCTACTTCGAGAGCTAGATAATTCTGGTACACCATCCCCAGAAATTTCTTATTTTTGAAAATTTCATCATTGAGCAGACTGTACCATGAGCCAAGATCTGGGGGTGCTGGGGAAGCTGAGGGGGCTGGGGGAGAAAGAGAATTACTTTTTAATGACTCTTCTGTTCTTCTGCTCTGTTCTTCTTCCCCCGCTACAAGAGCTTCCCCTACTCCCCCAGATCTCTTCTCCCCCTGCTGCCCCAGCTCCCCCCGCTTCCCCAGCTCTAGATACGTCATATTCATAACTACAGCATGAGTATGCAAATGCGGGTCTAGTTCCCTAGTTTCAATATGGTCAAATTCTGCGACTACTAAATTTCCTGTTCTAGTAGCAACTCGGTGAGCGTCTGTTGTCACCCTAGTGTAGCTGTAGCGTTCTTCTATCAGTTTAATGGTTTTTTGTACCGCCAATTGATGAGCAGTAATTAACCTTTCATCTCCACCCACTAACGCTTGCAGGCTGACACTTTTTGGCGCAGAGAAAGTCAAATCTGTTGCTGCTCTTCGTTGCGATGAGTCCAACTTTCTTTTAGCAAGGTGTTGACTGCCATCTGGTGACAGTCCATTGACAATATTAGTAAAAGTTTCTTGTTGATCTACCGCACCTGATAATCCCAGTTTCTTGGCACCCTGACCAGACCAGCGTGAAGTGCCTTCCTGGTAATATCCCTCCATGAAGTAATGTACTGCTTGCTGAGGCTCTGTGTTCTTTGCTGTCAGCATTTACCGAAAAACCTTCGCTAGAATTCAGGTTTCAATAGTAATTGGTTAGCTGCCCCTGCAAAATTATTGGTGAAAAATTCCAGCTCTTTATCTACACAATTGTTGAAGAAAATTATAAATTTTCGTCTTCAACATCTTACAAGCTACAAAAATGTAGTATTGTATGCTGCAAAATTTAATATTACTTAATACGAGTTTTTTTCACCCAATGAAATTATAAATCTAGCTCGATTTTTATGCACAAACTTTTTGGCGTACTGTGCGAGAAATTTTTCTAGAAAAAATCCTTGGATTTACCATGAATCT
Above is a genomic segment from Tolypothrix sp. PCC 7712 containing:
- a CDS encoding CHAT domain-containing protein, which encodes MILLPSLKFIIHPFGMRVPNIGLSFLALVIATASTPISFSLSAAPGELRVLAQTPQARKAEADRLFNQGIKQHQTSQWKAALQSWQQALSIYRDIKDRQSEGKALLNLGGAYLSLGDYPKAIDYLQQSLAIARSIQDRQSEGKALLNLGGAYYSLGDYPKAIDYLQQSLAIARSIQDRQSEGGALGNIGGVYYSLGDYPKAIDYLQQSLAIARSIQDRESEGAVLGNLGAAYYFLGDYPKVIDYQKQSLALAREIKNRQGEGGALLNLGTAYNSLGDYSKAIDYLQQSLVIAREIKDRRGEGNALGSLGGAYNSLGDYSKAIDYLQQSLVIAREIKDRQGEGNALGSLGGAYYSLGDYSKAIDYHQQYLVIAREIKDRQGEVNALGNLGNAYNSLGDYPKAIDYYQQSLALARSIQNRQSEGIALLNLGAAYNSLGDYPKTIDYLQQSLAIARSIQDRQGEGIALNNLGVAYYKQGNLALAESTLIVGMKVYESLRGRDLKDGEKVSIFETQSNTYRTLQQVLIAQNKTDAALEISERGRGRAFVELLASRLSANSKEQFPTPPKIAEIKQIAKSQNTTVVEYSIIYDDFKIQDKQEWKESELYIWVIKPTGEVSFRKADLKPLWQKDKTTLDELVTQSRQSIGVRGRGIKVTHNPNAPKGKNRFKQLHELLINPIADLLPKNPDERVTFIPQSSLFLVPFAALQDEQGKYLIEKHTILTAPAIQVLDLTRKQRQQVKGNQALVMGNPIMPSVAPKIGEAPQQLTPLPGAETEAKEIAQLLNTKAITGKDATKAAFIQRLPQARFIHLATHGLLDDFKGLGVPGAVALAPDGKDDGLLTANEIIDLKINAELVVLSACDTAQGKLTGDGVIGLSRALISAGAPSVVVTLWSIPDSPSALLMGEFYRQLQKNPDKAQALRQAMLVTMKQHPSPSNWAAFTLIGEAN